Proteins found in one Chitinispirillales bacterium genomic segment:
- a CDS encoding outer membrane lipoprotein carrier protein LolA translates to MKKIVIIAAIIILNAFADSDLSAVLEKYTNSPTEIDFERKTYWAVREKETKVKGKIIIGRNNKFNISVGKMSYVSNGDAFWEYNSRQKQVKVQKVTPQLSEFAPLELMNLLKTADFIENKPTKSFVWQNSKSLENGYEKVEIFLTNSQISKITVNDIDKNITTYIFEKTTFPTEISESLFNFVIPEGTQVYEN, encoded by the coding sequence ATGAAGAAAATTGTAATAATTGCGGCGATTATAATCCTGAACGCGTTTGCCGACTCTGATTTATCGGCGGTTTTGGAAAAATATACAAATTCGCCGACGGAAATTGATTTTGAGCGAAAAACGTATTGGGCCGTGCGCGAAAAAGAAACCAAAGTAAAAGGAAAAATCATTATCGGACGGAATAATAAATTCAATATTTCCGTCGGAAAAATGAGTTACGTCAGCAACGGAGACGCTTTTTGGGAATACAACAGCAGGCAAAAACAGGTTAAGGTGCAAAAAGTAACGCCGCAGTTATCCGAATTTGCCCCCTTAGAATTAATGAACCTGCTTAAAACCGCCGATTTTATAGAAAATAAGCCGACAAAATCTTTTGTTTGGCAAAACTCGAAATCTTTGGAAAACGGTTATGAAAAAGTTGAAATATTTTTGACAAATTCGCAGATTTCCAAAATAACAGTTAACGACATAGACAAAAATATTACGACGTATATTTTTGAAAAAACGACTTTTCCCACCGAAATTTCAGAAAGTCTGTTTAATTTTGTAATTCCCGAAGGAACTCAGGTGTATGAAAATTAG